From the genome of Streptomyces sp. NBC_01260, one region includes:
- a CDS encoding ADP-ribosylglycohydrolase family protein produces MTSTAPPAPTRSAPPTTPTALTLDERIAGALVGAAVGDALGGPVEGRPPEQIVARHGGRITGVVGPWDGDDWRTARPIAPYHKGDGHVTDDTLMTHALIRVYGKVRGHLDAYSVADHLVPELISNPRWIPELEAEALPLQRIFLAEKWIVARLHYGHVDPREAGSGNIVNCGAAMYMAPVGLVNAAHPQAAYAEALDVAGAHQSSYGREAAGVFAAAVAAACVPGATPASVVAACLSLAKDGTQAAIEAVCETASGYRDFESALGPLREAVAPFDTVGPDYRAPSLGARRPSRLHAVEELPVALGMLLVGDGDYRRTVLGSVNYGRDCDSIATMSGAIAGALHGEGAIPADWVSTVAGASRLDLHAPARTLAEVAREVFAHDTARRRAHESAFATLTDTP; encoded by the coding sequence ATGACATCCACAGCGCCCCCGGCGCCCACGAGGTCCGCACCGCCCACGACGCCCACGGCGCTCACACTCGATGAACGGATCGCGGGCGCGCTCGTCGGCGCCGCCGTCGGCGACGCGCTCGGCGGTCCGGTCGAGGGCCGGCCCCCGGAGCAGATCGTGGCCCGCCACGGCGGGCGGATCACCGGCGTCGTCGGCCCCTGGGACGGCGACGACTGGCGCACCGCCCGCCCCATCGCCCCGTACCACAAGGGCGACGGGCACGTCACCGACGACACCTTGATGACCCATGCGCTGATCCGGGTGTACGGGAAGGTGCGCGGCCATCTCGACGCGTACTCCGTCGCCGACCACCTCGTACCGGAGCTGATCTCGAACCCTCGCTGGATTCCGGAGCTGGAGGCCGAGGCGCTGCCGCTCCAGCGGATCTTCCTCGCGGAGAAGTGGATCGTCGCCCGGCTGCACTACGGCCATGTGGACCCGCGCGAGGCGGGCTCGGGCAACATCGTCAACTGCGGGGCGGCGATGTACATGGCGCCGGTCGGCCTGGTGAACGCGGCCCATCCGCAGGCCGCCTACGCCGAGGCGCTGGACGTCGCGGGCGCCCACCAGTCGTCGTACGGGAGGGAGGCGGCCGGAGTCTTCGCGGCCGCCGTCGCCGCGGCCTGCGTGCCGGGGGCGACGCCCGCCTCGGTCGTCGCGGCCTGTCTGTCACTCGCCAAGGACGGCACCCAGGCCGCCATCGAGGCGGTGTGCGAAACGGCATCCGGTTACCGGGACTTCGAGTCCGCCCTGGGCCCGCTGCGCGAGGCCGTCGCCCCCTTCGACACCGTGGGCCCCGACTACCGCGCCCCCTCGCTCGGCGCCCGGCGCCCCTCCCGGCTGCATGCCGTCGAGGAACTCCCCGTCGCACTCGGCATGCTGCTCGTCGGAGACGGGGACTACCGGCGCACGGTCCTGGGGTCGGTCAACTACGGGCGGGACTGCGACTCGATCGCCACCATGAGCGGCGCCATCGCGGGCGCGCTGCACGGCGAAGGGGCGATCCCCGCCGACTGGGTGAGCACGGTCGCCGGGGCCAGCCGCCTCGACCTGCACGCCCCGGCCCGGACCCTGGCGGAGGTCGCCCGCGAGGTGTTCGCACACGACACGGCCCGCCGCCGCGCCCACGAGAGCGCCTTCGCCACGCTGACGGACACGCCGTGA
- a CDS encoding ADP-ribosylglycohydrolase family protein, which yields MTTAKDTSRSGHPDPARGREGSTPAAPPPGPPDTGRRARIEGLLLGLASGDAAGWPAARHRAARMPEWTRRLTRELDTFAEQNATTTLPVPIALNQPPEPLRLGPSDDAEWAAFAAGTVLTSAAGPLHGLSPGRRMRAAVDVAWNALAAEVAAAAARAPEVESAVLPLRARISVRAGLGNLAAGLRPPATGHDNPHYFDDAACVRAAVLAVVHPGDPAAAADLAEFDARYTQDGDGVHGARAMAAAIAEALGGADVDTAVNAALAQLPEGTEIARNAAHAVRIARDFAGEKAGAFALVPVLEHQIVDHVYSYGIAAAETVPVALALATAARGEIAQAVPSAACLSRVADSAPALAGALTGALGSIRSVPDGWREACRTLAGCALPRFAGTDLMELAGLLADTEPAPRGGQFGHDIHSAPGAHEVRTAHDAHGAHTR from the coding sequence ATGACCACGGCGAAGGACACCTCGCGGTCCGGGCACCCGGACCCGGCGCGCGGGCGCGAGGGCAGCACCCCGGCCGCGCCGCCCCCCGGCCCGCCGGACACCGGGCGGCGGGCCCGGATCGAGGGGCTGCTGCTCGGGCTGGCCTCCGGGGACGCCGCGGGCTGGCCGGCCGCGCGGCACCGGGCGGCCCGGATGCCGGAGTGGACCCGGCGCCTCACCCGCGAGCTCGACACCTTCGCCGAGCAGAACGCGACCACCACACTGCCCGTCCCCATCGCGCTCAACCAGCCGCCGGAACCCCTGCGGCTCGGCCCGTCCGACGACGCCGAATGGGCGGCGTTCGCGGCCGGGACCGTGCTGACCTCGGCGGCCGGCCCGCTGCACGGCCTCTCCCCCGGCCGCCGGATGCGGGCCGCGGTGGACGTCGCCTGGAACGCGCTGGCCGCCGAGGTCGCCGCGGCCGCCGCCCGGGCACCCGAGGTCGAGTCGGCGGTCCTGCCGCTGCGGGCCCGGATCTCGGTCCGGGCCGGGCTCGGCAATCTGGCCGCCGGGCTGCGCCCGCCCGCCACCGGCCACGACAACCCGCACTACTTCGACGACGCGGCGTGTGTGCGGGCCGCCGTACTGGCCGTCGTCCACCCAGGCGACCCCGCGGCGGCGGCCGACCTCGCCGAGTTCGACGCGCGCTACACCCAGGACGGCGACGGGGTGCACGGGGCGCGGGCGATGGCCGCCGCGATCGCCGAGGCGCTCGGCGGGGCGGACGTGGACACGGCGGTGAACGCCGCGTTGGCGCAGCTCCCCGAGGGCACCGAGATCGCCCGCAACGCCGCCCACGCGGTCCGGATCGCCCGCGACTTCGCCGGTGAGAAGGCCGGCGCCTTCGCCCTCGTACCGGTGCTGGAGCATCAGATCGTCGACCACGTCTACAGCTACGGGATCGCCGCGGCCGAGACCGTCCCGGTCGCCCTCGCCCTGGCCACCGCGGCCCGCGGCGAGATCGCTCAGGCCGTACCGTCCGCGGCCTGCCTGTCCAGGGTCGCCGATTCGGCGCCGGCCCTGGCCGGTGCGCTGACGGGTGCGCTCGGCTCGATCAGATCCGTGCCCGACGGCTGGCGTGAGGCCTGCCGCACTCTGGCGGGGTGTGCGCTGCCCCGTTTCGCGGGCACGGACCTGATGGAACTCGCCGGGCTGCTGGCAGACACGGAACCGGCACCTCGGGGTGGACAATTCGGACATGACATCCACAGCGCCCCCGGCGCCCACGAGGTCCGCACCGCCCACGACGCCCACGGCGCTCACACTCGATGA